From a region of the Tursiops truncatus isolate mTurTru1 chromosome 2, mTurTru1.mat.Y, whole genome shotgun sequence genome:
- the MESP1 gene encoding mesoderm posterior protein 1, with product MAQSLCPPLSESWILSAGWGPARPPPASNRDCGCSPASSPDSWGSAPASSPVSSPGRPVTSAALRAPTAGRRGARSSRLGSGQRQSASEREKLRMRTLARALHELRRFLPPSVAPAGQSLTKIETLRLAIRYIGHLSAVLGLSEESLQRRRRRHSDAALPRGCPLCPDGGPAQTQTQMQSQAQACGPDLGSAASAVVSWGSPPAYPGALAAPEPHDPPVLYNETACPEGPAMEPGPSSPLFPGDVLALLETWMPLSPLEWPPA from the exons ATGGCCCAGTCCCTGTGCCCGCCGCTCTCTGAGTCCTGGATCCTCTCCGCGGGCTGGGGCCCAGCTCGGCCGCCGCCGGCCTCCAACAGGGACTGTGGCTGCTCGCCCGCCTCGTCCCCGGACTCCTGGGGCAGCGCCCCGGCCAGCAGCCCCGTGTCTAGCCCCGGGAGGCCCGTCACCAGCGCCGCCCTCCGCGCTCCGACTGCGGGGAGGCGCGGCGCCCGCAGCAGCCGCCTAGGCAGCGGGCAGCGGCAGAGCGCCAGCGAGCGCGAGAAGCTGCGCATGCGCACGCTCGCCCGCGCCCTGCACGAGCTGCGCCGCTTTCTGCCGCCGTCCGTGGCGCCCGCCGGCCAGAGCCTGACGAAGATCGAGACGCTGCGCCTGGCCATCCGCTACATCGGCCACCTGTCGGCCGTGCTGGGCCTCAGCGAGGAGAGCCTGCAGCGCCGGCGCCGGCGGCACAGCGACGCGGCGCTCCCTCGAGGCTGCCCGCTGTGCCCCGACGGCGGCCCCGCGCAGACGCAGACGCAGATGCAGAGTCAGGCACAGGCGTGCGGCCCAGACCTGGGCTCAGCCGCCAGCGCCGTGGTGTCCTGGGGGTCCCCGCCCGCCTACCCCGGAGCCCTAGCGGCGCCCGAGCCGCATGATCCGCCGGTGCTTTACAACGAGACGGCGTGCCCGGAAGGGCCGGCGATGGAGCCAGGCCCCTCATCTCCG CTCTTTCCCGGCGACGTACTGGCCCTGCTGGAGACCTGGATGCCCCTCTCGCCCCTGGAGTGGCCGCCGGCCTGA
- the MESP2 gene encoding mesoderm posterior protein 2, with the protein MAQSPPLQGLLGHDHWIFPHGWGWTSHSDSTSPASSSDSSGSCPCDRARGPSQPAPPARSASQAASMAPGRARSRPGGGQRQSASEREKLRMRTLARALHELRRFLPPSVAPAGQSLTKIETLRLAIRYIGHLSSVLGLSEESLQRRRRRHSDAVLPRGCPLCPDGGPAQAQTQTQGCGPGSAASATVSWGSPPVCPGALAAPERLGSRVSDMGPWVTLPYCPGMQSPPQLSQGRAPDAARWTPPQACSGTQTPPEPRDQATPWTSPPAMELAAVYQGISMSPEPCLLPETPPVLPRPACQRLQPETQWGCWSHSAEVLPSSEDQGPGPAFQLSDESPPQSSGLQLSGCPEFWQEDLEGTHLGIFY; encoded by the exons ATGGCCCAGTCCCCTCCTCTGCAGGGCCTCCTCGGCCACGACCACTGGATCTTCCCGCACGGTTGGGGCTGGACCAGCCACTCGGACTCGACGTCCCCGGCCTCCTCCTCGGATTCGTCGGGCTCCTGCCCCTGCGACCGTGCCCGCGGCCCCTCACAGCCGGCGCCCCCTGCCCGCAGCGCCTCACAGGCCGCCTCGATGGCACCCGGACGTGCGCGGAGCCGGCCAGGAGGCGGGCAGCGGCAGAGCGCCAGTGAGCGTGAGAAGCTGCGCATGCGCACGCTCGCCCGCGCCCTGCACGAGCTGCGCCGCTTTCTGCCGCCGTCCGTGGCGCCCGCCGGCCAGAGCCTGACGAAGATCGAGACGCTGCGTCTGGCCATCCGCTACATCGGCCACCTGTCGTCCGTGCTGGGCCTCAGCGAGGAGAGCCTGCAGCGCCGGCGCCGGCGGCACAGCGACGCAGTGCTCCCTCGAGGCTGCCCGCTGTGCCCCGACGGCGGCCCCGCGCAGGCGCAGACGCAGACGCAAGGGTGCGGCCCTGGCTCAGCCGCTAGCGCCACGGTGTCCTGGGGGTCCCCGCCCGTCTGTCCCGGAGCCCTAGCGGCGCCCGAGCGCCTGGGGAGCAGGGTGTCTGATATGGGTCCCTGGGTGACACTCCCTTACTGCCCCGGGATGCAGTCGCCCCCGCAGCTGTCCCAAGGGAGAGCCCCTGACGCGGCTCGTTGGACGCCGCCCCAAGCCTGTTCCGGAACGCAGACACCCCCAGAGCCCCGGGACCAGGCCACGCCCTGGACCTCGCCCCCCGCAATGGAGCTGGCTGCAGTGTACCAG gGAATCTCTATGTCTCCAGAGCCTTGTCTGTTGCCAGAAACCCCTCCTGTCCTGCCCCGCCCAGCATGCCAGAGACTCCAGCCTGAGACCCAGTGGGGATGCTGGAGCCACAGTGCAGAGGTGCTGCCCAGCTCGGAGGACCAGGGACCAGGCCCCGCCTTCCAGCTCAGTGATGAAAGCCCTCCCCAGAGCTCAGGCCTACAGCTCAGTGGCTGCCCTGAATTTTGGCAAGAAGATTTGGAGGGGACTCACCTGGGCATCTTCTACTAA